CATGGATTCGACTTTTAAAGCATCCTGAGGACAGGTAGCTACACACTTAGGATCTCCGCCACAAATATCACAAAAAATAACATTACTAGGTGTTACTTCTATGGCTGCGGTGGGGCAGGTACCTTGACAGGCTCCACATTTAATGCAGTCTTCTTTATTGACTACTATCATTTTTACCACCTGCAATATTATATTTGTTTGATTAGGTTACCCTGTTTGTCAAACACTTCTAAGGTGGCAAGTCTCATTTGGCTGTCGATGGTGTGGGTAGCACAGGATAGACATGGGTCGTATGCTCTGATAACCATTTCCATTAAGTTGAAGATCTTGTCGTCTACTTCTACACCTGGTTTAATGTAGTCTTTAGCAACTTTCTGAATACCCATTTCCATAGCAGGGTTATTCTGGATGGTTGCAACTACAATGTTGACGTCGGTCATGAGGCCGTCATCATCAGTTTTATAGTGGTGTATTAAAGTTCCACGAGGTGCTTCTACAATTCCTACACCTTCACCAGCTTGTCTTTCGATAGCGTCTGGGAATTTTTTCCCGGATAAATCTCCTTCTAGAGCGTCAGCAGCACATTCTGCAGCAGCTAACATTTCTATGAGACGGGCCCAGTGGTAAAGTAAGGTTTGTTGACCATAGCCAAAAGCATC
The sequence above is drawn from the Methanobacteriales archaeon HGW-Methanobacteriales-1 genome and encodes:
- a CDS encoding ferredoxin codes for the protein MIVVNKEDCIKCGACQGTCPTAAIEVTPSNVIFCDICGGDPKCVATCPQDALKVESM